The following proteins are encoded in a genomic region of Nitrospiraceae bacterium:
- a CDS encoding KpsF/GutQ family sugar-phosphate isomerase — protein MDILQELRRVIRLEGQAIAHLEESIGPPFEEAVKMLQACQGKVILTGVGKSGLIANKISATMVSTGTPAVFLHGSEGLHGDIGIVGKDDIVIAVGKSGESEELLALVPFIRKIGARMIGITARANSTLARSSDLVLVTPIQEEACPLNLAPTCSTTAALVLGDALAMALMKLRKFQPADYAMFHPGGQLGKRLLLNVGDLMRTGEANAVIRLSHTIQFMLCEMTSKRAGAVSVIDEDNRLLGLITDFDIRRVLEGGGNLFALTIGEVMNPKPSWVYQDEKAVKVLQFMEKREKPISVLPVLDRQEKVVGMIHIHDLISRGL, from the coding sequence ATGGATATTCTTCAAGAACTTCGTCGGGTAATCAGGCTGGAAGGTCAAGCCATTGCGCACCTTGAGGAGAGCATAGGTCCTCCCTTCGAGGAGGCCGTAAAGATGTTGCAAGCCTGTCAGGGAAAAGTGATTCTCACAGGGGTGGGGAAATCCGGCCTGATAGCGAATAAAATTTCGGCTACGATGGTGTCCACCGGTACACCTGCGGTGTTTTTGCATGGCTCCGAGGGGTTGCATGGGGACATTGGGATTGTGGGCAAAGACGATATAGTGATCGCGGTAGGAAAGTCAGGCGAAAGCGAAGAATTGCTGGCACTGGTTCCATTTATTCGAAAAATTGGAGCACGAATGATTGGCATTACCGCGCGGGCAAACTCCACTCTGGCACGAAGTAGCGACCTTGTTCTTGTGACGCCCATACAAGAAGAAGCTTGCCCGCTCAATCTGGCACCAACCTGTAGCACGACCGCAGCCTTGGTCTTAGGGGATGCGCTGGCCATGGCTTTGATGAAATTGCGAAAATTTCAACCAGCCGACTATGCCATGTTTCACCCTGGTGGGCAGTTAGGAAAACGACTGCTTTTGAACGTTGGGGATTTGATGCGAACCGGTGAAGCCAATGCGGTTATTCGCCTTTCTCATACGATTCAATTCATGTTGTGTGAAATGACAAGTAAACGTGCCGGCGCGGTGTCTGTCATTGATGAGGATAATCGTTTATTGGGATTGATTACTGACTTTGATATTCGTCGGGTGTTGGAAGGGGGGGGGAATCTTTTCGCTCTCACGATTGGAGAGGTCATGAATCCAAAACCCAGTTGGGTATATCAGGATGAAAAAGCCGTCAAAGTTCTTCAGTTTATGGAGAAACGGGAAAAGCCCATCTCCGTGCTTCCCGTCCTTGATCGACAGGAAAAAGTCGTCGGCATGATACATATTCATGATTTGATTTCCCGTGGGCTTTAG
- a CDS encoding VCBS repeat-containing protein, with the protein MKRNKCRKMWVAGSLATAMLAMGTASMASAAGFTAYNDLAWGTGQLETNITKITSPNGGSGLPATGLLKDFATGLDTGVTLTVTGGSYDGTTQATQGANPTTGDGFTIFDGKVNGLGAISYDGNSLVLTFSGLNPSKTYDLSFFAHRNNYAWDRASLVTLSGQEAFTNTSSVASDNPSEPGGVIFSGPSDTSTRLPADNDNGYVARWGEVRSGSDGIVVLTISFDGTMGNEGLGKYGSAVRLIESASSSVGQDLNGDGKADLVWRHTNGNAAVWLLNGAAAPSSTVSLGGVGSAWVVAGVGDTDADGNADIIWRNTTSGAVAVWLMNGGTLISAGFPGTASTAWQIQGVGDLNGDGKADLVWRHTNGSAAVWLLNGTAAPSATGSLGVVSSAYQISGVGDTDADGNADIIWRNTTSGAVAVWLMNGVTMTSAGFPGTASTSWQIQGVGDLNGDGRADLVWRHTNGSAAVWLLNGTAAPSATGSLGVVSSAWQIRQVGDTDADGNADIIWRNTASGAVAVWLMNGVTMTSAGFPGTASTSWEIQN; encoded by the coding sequence ATGAAAAGGAATAAGTGTCGAAAAATGTGGGTAGCGGGGTCGCTAGCGACAGCTATGTTGGCTATGGGGACGGCGTCTATGGCTTCTGCGGCAGGTTTTACCGCCTACAATGACCTCGCCTGGGGCACTGGGCAGCTTGAAACGAATATTACAAAGATTACCTCTCCCAACGGGGGATCTGGCCTGCCCGCTACTGGTTTATTGAAGGATTTTGCCACTGGCCTCGATACGGGCGTGACCCTGACTGTGACGGGGGGCTCATATGATGGCACTACGCAGGCCACTCAAGGAGCAAATCCCACTACCGGCGATGGCTTTACTATTTTTGATGGCAAGGTCAACGGGCTGGGAGCGATTTCTTATGATGGCAATTCGCTGGTTTTGACCTTTAGCGGGCTCAATCCGAGTAAGACCTATGATCTGAGCTTCTTTGCTCATCGAAACAATTATGCGTGGGATCGGGCCTCACTCGTGACTCTTTCCGGGCAGGAGGCTTTTACGAACACGAGTTCGGTTGCCAGTGATAATCCCAGTGAGCCCGGGGGGGTGATCTTCTCCGGGCCGTCAGATACATCGACTCGGCTACCGGCGGATAATGATAATGGCTATGTTGCGCGGTGGGGTGAGGTCCGTTCCGGCAGCGATGGGATCGTGGTTTTGACCATTAGCTTTGATGGAACTATGGGAAATGAAGGGCTTGGCAAATATGGTAGTGCGGTCAGGCTGATTGAGTCCGCATCTAGTTCCGTTGGGCAGGATCTGAATGGGGATGGCAAAGCCGACTTGGTCTGGCGACATACGAATGGTAATGCCGCAGTCTGGTTGCTGAATGGGGCAGCGGCTCCCTCCTCCACTGTATCTTTAGGCGGTGTGGGCTCGGCGTGGGTGGTCGCGGGGGTGGGTGATACGGATGCTGATGGGAATGCGGACATCATTTGGCGCAATACCACGAGCGGTGCGGTAGCGGTGTGGTTGATGAACGGGGGAACCCTAATTTCCGCTGGTTTTCCCGGCACTGCATCGACGGCTTGGCAAATTCAGGGGGTCGGGGACCTGAACGGTGACGGTAAGGCGGATCTGGTCTGGCGGCACACGAATGGTAGTGCTGCGGTCTGGTTGCTGAATGGGACAGCGGCTCCCTCCGCTACCGGCTCATTAGGTGTAGTGAGTTCAGCCTATCAAATCTCAGGGGTAGGTGATACGGATGCCGATGGGAATGCGGATATCATCTGGCGCAATACCACGAGCGGCGCGGTGGCGGTGTGGCTAATGAATGGGGTGACCATGACTTCCGCGGGCTTCCCTGGCACCGCATCGACGTCTTGGCAAATTCAGGGGGTCGGGGACCTGAACGGTGACGGTAGGGCGGATCTGGTCTGGCGGCACACGAATGGTAGTGCTGCGGTCTGGTTGCTGAATGGAACAGCGGCTCCCTCCGCTACCGGCTCTTTAGGTGTGGTGAGCTCAGCCTGGCAAATTCGGCAAGTGGGCGATACCGATGCCGATGGCAATGCGGATATTATTTGGCGCAATACCGCGAGCGGTGCGGTGGCGGTGTGGCTAATGAATGGAGTGACCATGACCTCCGCCGGTTTCCCCGGCACCGCGTCGACGTCCTGGGAAATTCAAAATTAG
- a CDS encoding O-antigen ligase family protein, with protein MSMDSDVGQVGSTSSSRIFSSSNLWPALGWGLCVVILLGFSPRLFHIQEYFFFPLLGMAILLCVVERKPLWIHVPLLVPFICFVGWIAFTIPFSIDPWISLQEWQKIVAQLAVFYGTCLIVQEQRNEYFLKKALPVFLVGAMACYSYSLIDFWERGGNLLDRTIRAGFPKEGGADFTWLSTNVMMVFPLFITGFLAVTRLWKRVMLGCGIFLSFLALVLSYSRGVWLACLTQIIVGGFLVQKRHTFRLLMMGLVVFFSVGVVLGQSGLHRETFNTWTIKARLALWNLSAADILDHPIVGVGYGVPILEKRHGQNILELEAANLGIPDIPEKPHNWYLMVVTGAGLPGLALFLWLLAKVGFGIYEEWTKAIHSSHRWLQMGIFLMVLGFSVRIFFEDSFGGSHSYLFWILVGTSVVLSHSQLEGKYNRSGHRSG; from the coding sequence ATGAGCATGGACTCAGACGTGGGACAGGTTGGCAGCACCTCTTCTTCAAGGATTTTCTCCAGTTCTAATCTTTGGCCTGCCCTTGGGTGGGGGCTTTGTGTAGTTATTCTTTTGGGGTTTTCTCCCAGACTGTTTCATATTCAAGAATATTTCTTTTTCCCTCTTCTGGGTATGGCAATACTCCTTTGTGTAGTGGAGCGAAAGCCTCTCTGGATTCATGTTCCGCTCCTTGTCCCGTTTATCTGTTTTGTAGGATGGATTGCCTTTACGATTCCTTTTTCAATTGATCCTTGGATCAGTCTGCAGGAATGGCAGAAAATTGTAGCACAGTTGGCGGTGTTCTATGGCACCTGTTTGATTGTGCAGGAACAACGGAATGAGTATTTTCTAAAAAAGGCTCTGCCCGTCTTCCTGGTAGGGGCCATGGCCTGTTACTCCTATTCCCTTATTGATTTTTGGGAGCGAGGCGGGAATCTTTTGGATCGCACGATCCGTGCGGGTTTTCCAAAAGAAGGCGGCGCAGATTTTACCTGGCTGAGTACCAATGTGATGATGGTTTTCCCTCTGTTCATCACGGGATTCTTGGCGGTGACTAGGTTATGGAAACGGGTGATGTTAGGTTGTGGCATCTTTCTCTCTTTCCTGGCCCTAGTGCTTTCCTATAGTCGTGGGGTCTGGTTAGCCTGTCTGACGCAAATAATTGTTGGAGGATTTCTTGTCCAGAAACGTCACACGTTTCGTTTGCTCATGATGGGATTGGTGGTATTTTTTTCGGTTGGAGTGGTCCTTGGTCAATCGGGCCTACATCGTGAAACCTTCAATACCTGGACTATTAAGGCTCGGTTAGCACTATGGAATCTTAGTGCTGCAGATATTTTGGACCATCCAATTGTTGGTGTGGGTTATGGCGTGCCTATTTTAGAAAAGCGGCATGGGCAAAATATCCTGGAATTGGAAGCTGCGAACCTCGGAATTCCCGATATTCCCGAAAAACCGCATAACTGGTATCTCATGGTGGTGACGGGGGCTGGATTGCCAGGGTTGGCCTTGTTTCTTTGGTTGCTCGCCAAAGTGGGATTTGGCATTTATGAGGAATGGACCAAAGCTATTCATTCCTCACATCGGTGGTTACAGATGGGAATATTTCTCATGGTCCTTGGATTTTCGGTCAGAATTTTTTTTGAGGACAGTTTCGGCGGAAGCCATTCTTATCTATTTTGGATACTGGTCGGGACGAGTGTGGTTCTTTCGCACTCACAACTGGAGGGAAAATACAACCGGTCAGGGCATAGAAGTGGCTAG